One window of the Manihot esculenta cultivar AM560-2 chromosome 14, M.esculenta_v8, whole genome shotgun sequence genome contains the following:
- the LOC110630629 gene encoding PTI1-like tyrosine-protein kinase At3g15890, which produces MGSSLSGCCGLNNTEKGANMVAGARTSWRIFTYKELEAATNGFSEENKLGEGGFGCVYWGKTNDGLQIAVKKLKAMNSKAEMEFAVEVEVLGRVRHKNLLGLRGYCVGTDQRLIVYDYMPNLSLLSHLHGQFAAQVHLDWRRRMKIVIGSAEGLLYLHHEVTPHIIHRDIKASNILLDSDFEPLVADFGFAKLIPEGVSHMTTRVKGTLGYLAPEYAMWGKVSESCDVYSFGILLLEILTGRKPIEKLPGGVKRTITEWAEPLIIQGKFKDLADPKLGGNFNENQLTQAINVAALCVQNDPDKRPNMKEVVSMLKGYDPRGKVIQNRIESAKYNDELLALDQTSDDDDDNGGDSCDMEKNGYSVFGSMEVQKK; this is translated from the exons ATGGGATCATCCTTGAGTGGTTGCTGTGGTCTGAACAATACAGAAAAGGG TGCTAACATGGTTGCTGGAGCTCGCACTTCATGGAGGATATTCACGTACAAGGAGTTGGAAGCAGCAACTAATGGATTCAGTGAGGAGAACAAGCTTGGGGAAGGAGGCTTTGGCTGTGTCTATTGGGGTAAAACCAACGATGGTCTTCAG ATTGCAGTGAAAAAGTTGAAGGCAATGAATTCAAAAGCAGAGATGGAATTTGCTGTGGAAGTAGAAGTGCTTGGAAGGGTTCGTCACAAGAATTTGTTAGGGCTTAGAGGATATTGCGTTGGGACAGACCAAAGGCTTATTGTTTATGATTATATGCCTAATCTCAGCTTGCTCTCtcatctccatggccaatttgcTGCTCAAGTCCATTTAGATTGGAGGAGGAGGATGAAGATTGTAATCGGCTCAGCTGAAGGCCTCCT GTACCTGCACCATGAGGTCACACCCCACATAATTCACCGGGACATAAAGGCCAGCAACATCCTCCTAGATTCAGATTTTGAGCCACTAGTTGCAGATTTTGGGTTTGCAAAGCTAATCCCTGAAGGTGTTAGCCATATGACCACTCGAGTTAAGGGCACATTAGGGTACTTGGCACCTGAGTATGCTATGTGGGGAAAGGTATCAGAGAGCTGTGACGTATATAGCTTTGGAATTCTCTTGCTTGAAATTCTCACAGGAAGGAAACCAATAGAAAAGCTCCCAGGTGGAGTGAAGAGAACAATCACCGAATGGGCTGAGCCATTGATAATCCAAGGGAAGTTTAAGGACCTTGCTGATCCAAAACTTGGAGGAAATTTCAACGAAAATCAGCTTACACAAGCTATTAATGTTGCTGCACTATGTGTGCAAAATGATCCTGATAAGCGACCAAATATGAAAGAAGTTGTTAGCATGCTTAAAGGATATGATCCTAGAGGTAAAGTTATCCAAAATAGGATTGAGAGTGCTAAATATAATGACGAATTGCTTGCACTTGACCAAACTagcgatgatgatgatgataatggtGGCGATAGCTGTGATATGGAGAAAAATGGATACAGTGTTTTTGGTTCTATGGAGGTGCAAAAAAAGTAA